tggaagaaaaaggatTCTCATGTTTGGGCCCAGACGGTGAGACTCAAAGCCACAGCTCACCTCTTTGTCCCATCCACAGATCATGCTTCCCATAGAGAGGCCCATGCCTCTGTAGCCCAGCATCATGTTGCACAGCAGCTTGGAGGCAGCAGCCACAGAGATCCTGTGGTTGCTCCTCAGCCTGTAGAGCCTGGAGGGACCAAGTCATGAAACCAATCAATAGAAACATCCATCAGGGTTGTTTCCAGGGTCGACCTGTCATGTTCCATTTTACATCCATGTCCGTCCAAAACATCACCACTGCATCATTGACCCTGTTGTTGTTATCTTTGGCTTATGGACGTTTTTTGTAAAGTCAGGGATCTGTTCGGCTTCGAGTCCAAGTCGAcctttgtgtctgtttgaatctcaacaatgaacagaaacaacacatttatgatACAATTACTGTGGctacatttatattaatataatttagtcatttggttttaatttgtgttttgatGCGTTACTAcatgtcttcacacactcatgtcctcacacattcatgtcttcacacactcatgAGAATGTTCTCCGGTTTCTTTCCTAGACCAGATACTTTACTCAACTCTGCATGGAACACATTTAGTATGCAGACAGtcaaatacacagacacacagagcattAGATGTCAGAGGGGACACATTGATGTTCAAACCACTGCAGACGGAGCTGCATTCTTTGGCCAGGAGTCTCTCCCAGTACTGGCAGTCTGCAGCGCTGCCCGACATGGTGCCCAGCAGGTAGGGGTTGATCTCTATCACCTTGTTGACGTCGTTGGATGCTGCAGAGCGGGACACATTTGTGtaaagaagacattttgtaaTTAGAGTTACTCttattgcctcatttacttTGTATGACTCCATGTTCCTCTGTGTTACATTTCAAAGCTGCACACATCTTTGATATGATGCGTAAGGAATAAAAACGTGTCTACCCAAGTAACGGCCTGCTGAGGCTCTGGAGTCCACAGCCACAATGACTCCATGTTTGAACTTGAAGGCCAGGGTGGTCGTCCCGTGGTTCAGGTCTATACTCACACCACCATCACGGTTACAGGTTCTGAGAAACCCTGAAGGCTGAAATAGAAAGTGGAATATCATACATGTTATATTATCCCACAGTAACTGTTAAGGTGAATGCATCATCTGAAGCTGCATGAGAAGCGCACGTGCACCACAGACGCGTAAAAGACGTTGAACCACAGCGCGTCTGACGCGTCACGCTTGTTGCATCAGGGTCACCTGATACGATGGCGACTTTTCATTTCGTAGCAAAACTCGGTGAAATGATACTCACGTCTACACCCAGAGGGACAGCAAATTCCTGAGTTCTGGTCCCGAAGTTGTAGTGGTTGGTTCGGTCCAAGAGATGCGTCTGTCTGGCTGGAAGAATCTGCTCACGGAGTTCAGCATAAGACTTAAAACCAGATACTTGGAAAAGAGCCATCATGTATCCAACTATATTGGAATTATATTCTGCTCTTAAGTTTTCCTGAATGACGAAGGTGTCTGAAGAGGCGTCACGGATAACTTCCTGGGAAGGGACGATGAATTCGAAAGTGAAAGGgtttaaaagctgttttattGTAGCCCTGCATGCTAAAAGAACCAGATAACTACATAAAACCAACAAGTTTACATGAATACATTCAGATGAACATTATATAACTTAAAACCCGATTTAAACATATAAGAGAAAACTGTGGTTAGAATCTTActgttaataaaaacaatcaTGCATACATCTTGCATCGACCAATAGGAGAGCTCTGTTTATGTTTCGTCATCAGTTACTGAGCGAAATGCAGCGATCAGGTTTGAACCCAGCAGCGGAGGTGTAATGACGTCATCAATGCGTGTTTGAAAttcatatttataacaatacgCTGTATCTACTGTAGTCGGGTTGATggaatattattataaataaatacactgctTTAGGCTtgaaattaataatacatttagcagatcatttcaaaacatgaaaataaacagcGAGGGATGGAATagattttcattcaatttgaattattttgccacattttatatttttttcatctggTCTGAAATACAATAGACGAAACAGTCTGTTTCATGTATTTCTGTCACCTCACAGTGAAGAATAGAAACCATGACAATGTTCATTAAATGGTTTTCACggcttgcattttattttttaagtgaaaaaaagacatttattcacttttctgctaaatgtgttgttttaaggTGTGACTGCATCACAGATCAAGCTGTATCCATCCGCTGCACAGTCTCCTCTACAACCTCCAGCTTTACAGGAACTACTTTCTCCGTCAGAACCGCTGTTGTACCTGCaccatatttgtattttgttttcctagGATAGAAGAATGGATGGTTAGAGGGATTCAATAACTAAAAAGTATTATGTGTATAATGACATACAGAATGATATCTACCACTCTGAGAGGGAAACCTTATTTGTACACATGGTTCAACATAATCTCTTTTTAAAGGAGCAGTGTGTAGGATTAGAGgtattaatgaaaataaattcagtGTAATATTCATAGCATATTTTCATTAAAGTATCATCACCTAAAGCTAAGAATCGTGTGTTTTATTAAGCTTGGAATGAGCCCTTCACATCTACAGGAGCGGCTCCTCTTCATGGAGTTTCATGCACAGCCATGTTTCTACAGACTGAATACTGGCTCTATGGAGCCGTCCTTGTTTTTACATCATTGACTCACTTGGAAAGGAAGGGGAAACAATCTGCAGCCTCGTCACCAGAGACTCAATCCTACTCACAGCTCCTTTAAGAATTGATCCATACAGCAGATGTCAGTCACACTCCTACCTTTTGTCTGTGTACTCTGACACCTGGTACGGCCTGATGTAGTCCGCTCCTTCTCTGGTGATGACACAGATGTCGATGTTGTTGCCTGAGGCGAGGTCATTCATGATTCCTGCGTGGATGGCGGTACGCACCAGCTCCTTGGCCTTGTCCAGCTGGGAGAGTTACAAGAATTCAGGGAAATGACAGAGAGAAACTCCCCAAATACCCAAACAGTTTTTCTATTTCGTCATTCAATAGTGACaggaatcattttttaaaaacattttccatattGTTTGCATGTACCTGATTATTTGACCTACAATCCCACTTTATGCCAATTATTAAGTTAAAGATGACCAAAAGTAAGTGAAATAACGTTGTGATGGTGTGTAAATGATCCTGACTATCAATCCTTGTCACAGTGTGTAACAGGTGTCCAGGAGGCGTACCTCCAGGTCGGGTTTGTACCCGTCCTCTAGAATCCCCAAAGCAGCCAGATCCCCAGAGCCTGCAGGATGAAACAGACATGAGGTCTGAGAAGGAAtccaatgaataaatacagcagATTCAAATGTTATTCTAAATGGTGAATGTTCTGGAGCCACGATGCTTAGAGAATATCCTTCTATCTCGTAGGTACCCATTGCAAGGTAAGGCATCGTGTTCACGCTGCCGTACGGCCCCACCGTGTACAGGTGGTTCCCAGTGCAATCTACTCCTCCCAGTATGAGACTGGCCCCAATTTGGCCGTGATACCTGAGGAGCACACAGATCAGAACGGGGTTTTTAACGGGTACTTGAACTCATTCACGCACCTGTGGATACGAGCTCATGTGCTACACAAATCTGTACAATTGCTGCATGACTCTATTAGTTCAGATTTACAGCCAATTATTGTCCTCTGTAGCGTTTTCAAGCCCTCAATGCACAATGTTCACAGAGCAATTCTGTCTTGGCAGTaaagcacaacaacacaaataagaAATTAACAAGACAATTAAATAGATTTAgagaaacattaacattttagagGCTGAATTGTTGTTACTTTATCTTGCAAGTAATTGAACTCTCAAAACAACTTTCGAGTCGGACCCTGTGTTTGCTGAGGTAGACCACCTGCTGTTTTTTGAAGTCACACCCGGTCAGACATGCAGCAGCTGACTCGCCAGCAGGGATTGTGATCAGGGATTTGGGACACTTATCAGGCagtgagaacaaaaaaacaatcctcaACCCACAGGGATGTTTTCAGCTCCAAGCAGCTCTGACCACAGAGCCATTAGAAATATCCATTCTGTTTAAGAAAGCAGTCTTGCTTTGGTTTCCTGAGTCAAATGAATTATTGGCGCAGGGGGAAGTGATCAAACACCTCTAAACTACGACGGCTGCCAGAAAGTCGATGGAGAGTAAAAGAAAGCCTGCAGCGccagtggttaaaaaaaaaaaaattgaactaGTTGATAGctggaaaaacaacaataccAAGCAAAATAGAGTTCGGCCACCCTACGGATCAAACTGTCTAATTTCACATATTTCAAAACGTGATGTGGTCCGTGAAGCGCCAGGGATGAGGGTTACcgcctccaaatctgaggcTCTGGTGCTCTGCTGGAAGCAGGTGTATcgctctctgcgggggggggggggggggggggcactgtctaCCGCAAGTGAAGGGGTTCAAGTATCTTGGGATGTTGTTCCCGAGTGAGGATGGGATGGATTGGGCGACTCACAGGCGGATCGGCGTGCGGCTGCAGCAGTGAAACAGGCGCGACATTGTCCCTCATGCATCTAAGCTTGGATAAGGACAAATCTAAATCTAATTGCATCAAAAACTGTGCAATGAAAGATGTGTGTTACCAGGGGTTTTACAAGAGCCCCTTGAGCCTTCTGCAATGGAGCAGTGTGAGCATGTTTTTCATGAATACCTCACCCATGTTGCTGAACCAGAGGGCCAAATTGGTAGGGAGCAATGTCAGCTTAGttcccacacagacacattttctcGCTCACTCAGGGTGATGCAGGGCACCGCTCGCTGGCCGGCAGTGTGAGAAACATAACGTCTCAGTGTGTCTTAAGAATTAAGTAGAggcagaagcttagaaatggaTTAAAACTGCCATGTCATCACTTTGCAATTCTCTCGGTTATTTCCTCATCTGATTTGTAAAAAGCTATACACACGCAATGAATGCTGACCAGAGGAGTCAGAaggattcacattcattactcaagtagaagtatagatactagggtttaaaaatacttgtGGAGATAGTGAAGTATTAAcgcaagctttttacttaagtaaaagtataaaattactggtttcaaaactacttaaaagtataaaaggaaaagtaacagagggggaaaaaaatgtccattaaggacaaacagtccgttacaacacggtgggaaggtgccttcagaccACCGCTGTCATAATGATGGGGAAACATTGTGCAAACCAAGGGTGTTtgaatggtaaatgtttatgcttctcatccaaccacaatcaaattcaggcgatttatccggatagttttttttgtgtgtgtgttagtttttgaacgatgacataatgaaataggagtaacgaagctatttttaaaatgtaaggagtagaaagtacagatatttgcgtgaaaatgtaaCGAGAAGTAAAAAGTTGTAAAAATATCTACATAAGTAAAGTAACaatgtatttgtactttgttacgtGATACCTCTGGTTTTATCGATTTATAGATAGACAGACGGACAAATACATATCTAGATGCTGCCATGGATTCCGTGTAAGATTCCATGTAATATTTTACTACGCTTTGTAGGAGCCAGTTTTAATTGACATTGGGTGGAAGATACAAAATTGAGCCAGCAGGTGTCACCATGGTGCACTTGCTTTATTAGGTGGGAACTTTCAGCCAGGTGGCAGGTGTTGCGAgacggaggagcacacagttttCTCTGTCACAATACGTGGTTGTAAGTGACAGCTAAATGGACTCCACATTGtgctaaataaaccaaatattcaaacacaGAATCAACGGCGTAAGCGGGTCTATTTTACCGAACGAAACATGTGCAGTGGCCAGCGCGTCAAACCCTACTTTTAGCCTGTCTACGCAgcccctcagtggctttaagtTAGGCTTAGCCACTACACGCTTATTAAATCATATTATCAGTTATACATTATCTTCATTTCAAaagatattattttttttatgtagcaTCTGAACAGTTTTATTTCTGGTGGGTTCATCTAAATCTCACTATAAATCCTCCATTATTAAAAAGACAGACtttgtaatgaaaagaaatcacatgTAGGCCTATATATCATTGAACATCTTCCCACTTAGTCCTTAAGGCaatttattgaataatatttatggtctgctgcagtTAATAACAACTATTTaagctgtgttcacaacatagcatgataaacaactaaaatgtttgtctccctgtgttCAGCAGACCGGATATAAAACAGGTAAAAACGACATGTTTCgctgttgtcgttttttttggaggTTGCAGAAACAGATGTTCATTAAACTGTATTGAATGGCCAGAACGAAATACTAACGAAATAAtaccggaataaataaaaaatcgatatatatatttaataaaaacgagagcacgtagaaacacgcacgcacgcacgcgcgccgtaaaatgccatggcaaccgaacgatgacccgaccgagggtatATAAGGTCAGCGCACTTTCTGAACGTTCCCTTTGCTCTTTGACTTGAACGCGAACTTTAAACCTCCCgtgaaagcaaactgctgagaacaaaacctttgagtttttgactacTGAGCGGATTCTACTGGATACCgatattgttggagaagtgaactACTGTATAACATCTTTAgtggagcacagacgagg
This genomic interval from Pungitius pungitius chromosome 17, fPunPun2.1, whole genome shotgun sequence contains the following:
- the LOC134107066 gene encoding proteasome subunit beta type-8-like — its product is MMALFQVSGFKSYAELREQILPARQTHLLDRTNHYNFGTRTQEFAVPLGVDPSGFLRTCNRDGGVSIDLNHGTTTLAFKFKHGVIVAVDSRASAGRYLASNDVNKVIEINPYLLGTMSGSAADCQYWERLLAKECRLYRLRSNHRISVAAASKLLCNMMLGYRGMGLSMGSMICGWDKEGPGLYYVDDQGTRLSGRMFSTGCGSSYAYGVVDSGYREDMTVDEAYELGRRGIAHATHRDAYSGGAVNMYHMQQDGWIKVCKDDVSELIHRYRKGMF
- the LOC134107064 gene encoding proteasome subunit beta type-7-like produces the protein MPYLAMGSGDLAALGILEDGYKPDLELDKAKELVRTAIHAGIMNDLASGNNIDICVITREGADYIRPYQVSEYTDKRKTKYKYGAGTTAVLTEKVVPVKLEVVEETVQRMDTA